The following DNA comes from Labrus mixtus chromosome 8, fLabMix1.1, whole genome shotgun sequence.
GAGGAGAAAAGAGTGTCTGCCTCTAAGGTTATACCAATTCTGAAAATGCTGCAACATGCAGTAAACTGTGAAGCActgaacatgaaaaatgacatgGCTGTCCGACTGGCTGAAAACCTGGTCAGACGTGTTAGGGAAATCTTGGTTAATGTGGAGTCCATGAGCATAATGACAATGGCAACCATGCTGGACCCAAGGTTCAAAAGTCTTGGGTTCCTCAGCCAGTCAAAGGCCAGTGAGGCAGTTAGGCGACTGAAAGCGGAGTGTGCCAGCATTATTAAAACCCCAGATGTTCCTCCATTGCCATCAGACACACCAGCACAACCGTCAACCTCAACTGGGTCTGCAACAACCTCtggtatttttttatgtttactgcTCAGTTTGTGAATTGTTGTTGACATATAAGTCCTGGTATATTCGTATCATGTGAAGTATAATTACTGGCAATAATGTATTGTTCTACATTTATTAGGTGGAAACCTGTGGTGCCTGCTGGACAACAGTGTGGACCAGAGCAGAAGAAGCTGCAATGCCACCGCTGATGCTACAAGTGAGGTCCAGCGCTACCTCAATGAAACAAACCTCCCAAGATCAGATGACGTACTGCTTTATTGGAAAAGACAAAAGTCTGTCTACCCCCACCTCTACCAGCTGGCACTACAATTCTTGTGCACACCAGCCTCCTCTGTACCATGTGAAAGGGTGTTCTCCAAGGCTGGGGAAATTGTTTCCAAAAAACGGAATCGACTGAGCCCAAACtgtaaaacaacttttatatttaaataaaaatcaataaaaaatcttCCCTTTTCTTCCCAGTCACAAAAGCACCTTCAATTTCACTGCTCTCACTGAAGCACATTCACTTTCACTGCCCAGTTACACAAGCACTCTGTTCCCAGTAAGCCTACAGAAGCACTTTTACTGCCCAATCAAACCCCATAATgttgtccctctttctttcaatcttccttttttcctggactTGTAGTTAACATAAGTCCTCAAACTTGTTGaacaatagatttatatatattgttgtttcataggctatatcttgataggaaatcataaaaaaagatcaccGAATGATAATATGATTATATTAACTAAGGTATGTTATAAAGTAATATCACGTGAATCCTTATTGGTTACCGCAGTAGTACAATTTGCTATAACATGTCAGTAATGCAATGGCATGTGATGTGATCAATAATAATTTGGCTGCTCTAAATTGTTTTGACCAGTAGGTGTCACtagtgtacactgtgttaaatgAGGCCTCGAGTGATGAATCTATTTGCGATACAATTGGCTGGAAAGCCTCATTGCTTCACAAAGCCTCATTTCGCCATCAATAGTGATCAGCACGTGCAGCGGGACAAAGCTCGTGAATTGTTAGCTGAAGAATCATTTGTTAATTATTATCAATTACTTGTAATATTTAGCTGTATTGtcgtttaaaataaaataatagctGTTATGTTCTCACCGCTGTGTACCTagaagtcttcttcttcttcttcttcttcttcttcttcttcttttctgggATCTTTTGGCGGATCGCAAACAGCTTAAAGGTgcataccgccacctactgtacaGGAGTGTGTAACATCACGTGACTTCCCTTCTCTAGAATTTAAATTTGTGTAatgtaagaataaaaaagaatcCTCTCATATTCCATCCACGCCCTGTAGCTctgattttctctttcaaaCTGTCTCTCTCGTTTACATACCCATTAAAGGTAATAATATCTGCATTTTCCTTAGTTCTGCATCTTTCACACTCATCACTGTTCCTTTTCCCCAGTATAAACATTGTGTCATTCAGTCCAGTGTTACCTACCCTAAGTCTCATTATGATTTCCTTCCTTCTATTCCTTTCTTTATAGCTCCTAACCCTACTCACAGTCTATGCTCCTACTAGGATTTTcttgttaaacaaacaaaaacggGGTCAAAAAACGTTTTTGCAGCATTGACTGCAAATATTAGCAGCTAGCTGTTATCTTTCATATGAATGTTTATTAGTGTCTTCCAGACTTACATAGTCAATATAGTCATAttggaaatatatatatatagcctatataaataaataaatagctttGCCAGTGTGGTTCCTTATCACAATTGATCAAGATGGCCAAAACATTCTCTGCTCAGAGGGCCTTGCAATTGAttttggaagagagagaagcttttgatgatgatgtagaGGAAGAGGTTTCAGAATGTGAGGATCACATTTCTGATAATTCAGAGTCTGActggggctgtggctcagttggtagggtcgtcgtctctcaacccgAAGGCGATGTGTTCAATGGGGCTGATGTGTTGTCTCGACTAACATGGTTACTGTATGTGTTCAGCTTGTGTTGTGTAAACTAACCTGAATGGGTTAAATTtctaataaaggtaaaataaataaaaatcaatagtTGTGAAAAACCTTGGATTTACCATTTGTAAATTTGTTGATTTTCTTCCACTCATATCTTGCTTAGTAttgatgttcttttttaatgacattttattgataacaaacaaaaaacgagTAGCAGTTTAATTCATAAATGTGATGTTGTGAACTCCTCCTTTTTGCCTGACGGCATCAAACCGGTTTCCAAAAGCTTAGATCACCTTTCCAGCTACATCATGCCCCTGCCCCATGGCAGGAACCTGGGCTTTATTTTTGACACTGGTTTAACATTCAATCGTCAGGTAAACACAATAATCAAATCCAGCTTCTTTCAGCTCTGTACGAAGTTAAAACCCATCCTCTGTTTGAAGTGACTTTCATGCATTCATCTCCTACTGGCTTGACTACTGTTATTCTTTATATACTGGGATGAGCCAGTTGTCCCTATCCCGTCTGCAGCTGGTCCAAAATACTGCAGCAAGGCGACTGACTGGGTCCAGTTGGAGGGAACATATCACTACTGTCCTAGCCCTTCATTGGCTCCCTGTACGCTTCCAAGTTGATTTTTAAGgttgtgttgtctgtttttaaagccctgtacattaaatggtaaatgttaaatggacttcagcttatataacgcttttctagtcttctgactactcaaagtgcttttacacattcacacactgatggtagaggctgctgagtaaagagtccatcagatgTCACTAATCCCATCATTCgcattcatacaccgcagacgaagcagagggagcaattagaggttgagtgtcttgcccaaggacacatctgacatgtggctgcaggagcgaaccctcgaccttccagtcgagagacgacaactctaccaactgagccacagccgccccttagCCCCTCCCCTACACTTTATCTAGGCCCCTTAGGTCATCACACATGGGCCTCCTGGCTGTCCCCTGCTCATGGCTCAAGCTCAAAGGTGATCGTGCTTTTGAAGTCAAAGGCCCTACAGCACCCTCCGTTGACTATTTCAAGTTACGTCTTAAAACGTATTTCATATATTAGCATTTGGTCCTGAATAGGCCGTTTCTCCCAGgtttcctttgttgctttcgttattgttgtttctttgttcttgaGGATATTGTGAACTCCTGTAAAttgaatttttatttgcattgtacAGCACTCTGGTCagcttctgctgtttttaaatgtgcttcataaataaatgtgacttgacttaaCTTGACTCATTATTCACATCAAACTGAGCAATTCAGTTTATGGCCTCAGTTTAGGTCTGTTGGTAGAGCaggcaccccatgtacagaggctatagtacTCTTCACACTGGTTTCTGGCTTGTCTCATGATCAGCTATCAGTTGGTGCATGTCATCGTCCACTCTCTCCGCCATAACTTTCctttctctccagctgtcctcAGAGCAGTAGGAAGAGGCTTTAAGTTGGGGGTGCTGAGGTgcattgtatttttctttttgtaattgaTAGGCTATAGTGCATACTCAAAGTATTTTATTTAGTGATTTGAATAAAAGCATTTGTGAGAACTTGTCATTCATACCTTCACATTCTAATATAATGTTGGTTAATATGTGTGTTCATATATGTGTGTATCTGACCTCATTGTACAGACAACATCAGACAAGACGAGCGTCATGAAACAGGTCCAAAAGGTTGTTGTGCACAGTGAACTGATCCATATATGCTACACTTTAaatgcattcacaaacacacatatgtctcattatttaaacatttggaCAGGGCATATGCATTCAAATCACTTTGTGCACAGTATTAGTCAGGTTTCAAAACCTTACATTTATTTAGTATAATGACACAGTCCTGATATTTAACACCAATGCAAATACAGTTGAAGTTTTTGCCTGAATGAACGCCCACTGCCAACACAAACTACAGCACATTGGTCTGTCTAAGGACAACCCTTTGAGCCGATGCTGgcctttttttatatacttttcattttcaacacttaAGTCACTTCGTACTTCTCTACTGCTACTCATCATCCTCTTTCCTTTTAAACCTGTAGATCTGCACTGCTCTGTTAATCAGGCCTAATGACTGAGAGCCAGGGTAAGAGatttgcttatttgtttattcaGGAATGTATGTTCAACTTTATGGGTTTGTTGATGGTTTATTCTTGCTATAAAATATGTTGATTATATTTATCTTTTGCATGATGAAAATAAGTGCTAGTAGCCAGCTCAATTATATTGTACTAAGCCACAAAAAATATAAGAACAACTCATAAGTCATTCCTTTCATTTGTAAGTGAATAACTCTACTTTTTGAACTATTTAGAATTACATGAAGTCAAGTTGTTATCGCATTAACCTAACTCAAACTAGAGTCTGATCAATGTAAATTGATGTATGTATCAATAATAGTGTGTAACTCTTTTGTAATGAGTAGACCTTTTATTATCcttaaaaaatcacaaattgcTGTATACAAAATGTTATGTGTTAAGCTTACATCTTacattacatttcaaacatctttTGAAACTGAAACATCTCTGTCAAGTTTTCAACATcatattatttgttttaaaaatgattagaACTTTTGAGTAACGTTAAACAATGACGTGGAAATATTCTCTGCGTGCTGCTAAATGCTTGCTTATAATAACCAATACCAGCACATCGATGGTTTAATCTCTGGCAAGTTGAAGTCTTTGAGTCTTTGTGTTGAGTTTGCATACTTTAAAGCTCAGAGTCAAGAAAAAGTTAAACCTCAGAAACTGATGATGACACATTTCTGGGAACAAGTATTGCAAACACTTTAAGAGTCAGAACTTTTTTACTGCTTCTGTCAGCACTTTCTGTTCTCTATTACATATGTTTCGAAACACAGCTTGGTGCTTCTTGGAAAAGAGTTACTCTTAGTGGATAAACCTTACTGTTCATCTTCGAAAGAGCCACCATAAAGTCagcttttgttttaattaaaaaacttcTCTAAAGCAGTGATTCATGACCGGGTTACTGTTGTGACATCTTTAAAGTGTGGAagttttattttgcagtatCACTTTTAATTGCGTCCTCTTTAAAAGCCACTTGTTAGTTGATTAATATAAGtttatgtgtctatgtgtatgttgaggggttggggggggcttgaaaatatttaaatctgcCAAAGGGGGCCGGCAGAAAACGTTTGGGAGCCACTTCTCTAAAGTATCCTTGTTGAATAGCTTTAGCcagtgcatttgtgtttgctttatttCAGACTCGCTTTGAGCAATGTTTGCTTTGATGCAGTAATGCTGCATCCATGATGTTAGTCTAAATGTTTGTGTGCCCTTTAAGTCATTTCCAGACTCTAAACAAAAAGTGATGTTCCAAGGAGAGGCCCCACGGTGGATATTTGTGCTACGTAGGTAGCCCTGTAcattttttgctcattttggCATACATTTGCATCTACCTCACAAATGATCCTACCGAACACAtataaaattgtttttaaaagttgtatttatttgtgctgtttgaTATAGACACTGTCTGATGTTAGTGATCATCTGACTCTAAACCTACAGTACAGTGATTATAAACAGTCAAACTGCAGTTGCAAAAGGAAAAGCTGTAGATTTTATCTTACAGATAAAATGGCTGAGATCCCTAGGGTTGGCAGTCCACAGTACAACCTTTacttgtgtcagtttgaagcagacgTTCACAGATATGGaaagtttaaaggctttatatgagtctggtcatgactgtctacaatgggtgttacacccaagtcccactgtctgtgatgttttcagagttttcagagtcctatcttcagtttgtttacatcgcccggacggccggctgactcctcccctcatgtataaaagttgtttaactgagggactagagaaaagaagaataacatactgtactcactgcttaactgtgtttctagatcacgctcatttcaggtaaatttacatgcagtgtgaagatacgagcataataaagatcgctagcattagcatgctaacacaacaatgcagcacaagttgttttggtttcatgctggtgctcaagggcgacatctgctggatcaaaaaatcacatagaaagactttaatgacTCTGAGCAGTGTTTTAACCAGCCAACAGACTAACatggattttttatttctttgtgccACAGGCCAAACCCCAACCATGAACGATGATGGATACCAATATGACCTCTTCTTGGAGCTTTTCAATACCACCTATGACATGACAGATCCCACTTATGTGGTCAGTAATGCTGTCCAGCTCTGTTCAAAAGAGGCTGTCAATGAGTTTGCTGCAAGTGTTACACCTATTTTCTACTATGTCAACTTCCTGTTGAGTTACCTTGGCAATGGACTTGTCCTCTTCATCATCTACAAGTATGAGAAGCTTAACACAGCAACAAACATCTTCCTCCTGAATTTGGTCCTATCCAACATCCTGTTTGCCTCAAGTCTTCCCTTCTGGGCAAAATACCACGTGTATGAGTGGATTTTTGGCTTGGCTCTGTGTAAGATGGTCAGCAGCGCCTACTTCATCGGTTTCTACAGCtccatcctcttcctcacacTTATGACGTTTGACCGATACCTCGCAGTGGTGCATGCAGTGGCAGCTGCCAAGAGCAGGAAGAAGTCCTACGCCATAATTGCATCAGTGATGGTTTGGTGCGTCAGTATTGCAGCAAGTGTGAAAGAGCTAGTTCTGCAAAATGTGTGGAAGAGTCCGATAAATGGACTAATGTGTGAAGAGTCAGGATTTCCTGAGAGCACAATGGAGCGCTGGCGCCTGGTCAGTTATTACCAACAgttccttcttttcttcctcctgcctCTGTTCATGGTGATGTTCTGCTACATTAGCATCGCTGTACGCATCCTGTCCACCCGCATGAAGGAAAAGTGTCGCGCCATCAAACTCATATTTGTCATCATCTTCACCTTCTTTGCCTGCTGGACACCCTACAATATAGTCATCCTCCTTCGAGCTATTAAGATCACCAGAAAGAGTGAGAATGCTGACTCGTGTTCTGACATGGAAAGCTTGGACTATGCGCTGTATTTGACCCGAAACATAGCATATTTGTATTGTTGCATTAGTCCTATGTTTTACACTTTTCTGGGAAAGAAGTTCCAGAGTCACTTCAGGAGGCTGATAGCAAAGAAGATACCATGTCTGAAGAGACACATGAGCATAAGCAGCCAGAGCACAAGAACCACATCACAGAGGACACCACACTCTGCTTATGAGTACTAGACGAAGGGACCAATGAACCAACGAGCGCACACACGTATAGAAAAAgtcatgattattttttgttacataatttcttttcttttttttttcttttaattttttttggggctttttgtgcctttattagagagataggacagtggataaataGACGATTTTTGTCGACTTACATGCAGAAATGGGAAGCATTGATATTTCAATGAGTATAaataatttgtttgaaacgttgCTTTGCCTTTTCATTGTGTCTGCTTTATCATGCAGGTATAAACTGCTGGATGCATCAAAAACTTAATGTTACATCCTGCTGCAGTCTGTAGCTGTTAAATAATAACAAATGAATCAGTTACATTGTGTTCCATACAAAAACTGGAGTTCCCAAACGCtccctgtttgttgttttctttgactgactctgattctctcacacacacctaaaGGAACAGTTTCTGTTACACGTTCAACTTCAACATGGGgaaaattaaaaaggaaaatattgtttttgtagaTTAGAGCAAACTTATTGGGACAGAAAgattttaatgttgtgtttgtaacGTTGAAGTGATATGTTGGGGGGCGGGGTAAAACTGTTATTGAAATCATGCAGCTCgtttattttacagtctgttgtacaatttaaaaaaaaatgcttcctaaataaaaaacattgtttaaatgTAACTGCTTGTATTATATTAAATTATCAAGATTCGTTGTGATTTTTACAATTTTACCAAATAGGCTACCAATGGTTGatatcactgagactacgtccagtCTATGAACACAAGATTGAACTAACTtagtatattttaaaaacagcactttAATAAGTACAAACAATCTATAGCCTACAAAGACTTGTGTTTTTGGTGTAAGTATCATGACTCTGCTACTCCTGAAAAGAAGCTATAGCACATTTGACAGTTCATTTTAATATAATTAGAATTTACCCAAAGAAACTAAGTAATGTTAAAATAGTTTActcaaagttatttatttaagtaaatcataaatatggttgtcaataaaaaaaattcccaATTTCTTCTACAGCAATAATTTTGACTAACACGGTTATGATAATGTATTGGAATAACATTTCAGTCCTTTAGGCAATGATGTTACACCCAATGTATAGGATTATATATGCCTGCCCTACAGCATCTGAGAAGGTCGTaagtaagaaaatgaagaagttcttaagtaagaaaatgaagaagttcttaaataagaaaatgaagaagttCTTAAGAAATGAC
Coding sequences within:
- the ccr12a gene encoding chemokine (C-C motif) receptor 12a, with the protein product MTESQGQTPTMNDDGYQYDLFLELFNTTYDMTDPTYVVSNAVQLCSKEAVNEFAASVTPIFYYVNFLLSYLGNGLVLFIIYKYEKLNTATNIFLLNLVLSNILFASSLPFWAKYHVYEWIFGLALCKMVSSAYFIGFYSSILFLTLMTFDRYLAVVHAVAAAKSRKKSYAIIASVMVWCVSIAASVKELVLQNVWKSPINGLMCEESGFPESTMERWRLVSYYQQFLLFFLLPLFMVMFCYISIAVRILSTRMKEKCRAIKLIFVIIFTFFACWTPYNIVILLRAIKITRKSENADSCSDMESLDYALYLTRNIAYLYCCISPMFYTFLGKKFQSHFRRLIAKKIPCLKRHMSISSQSTRTTSQRTPHSAYEY